From a single Lactococcus carnosus genomic region:
- a CDS encoding VOC family protein, which translates to MKQNIVHIALVVNDYDEAIDFYTQKLNFVLVEDTYQAEQDKRWVVVSPPGSTGTTLLLAKASKPIQEKFIGDQAGDASSYF; encoded by the coding sequence ATGAAACAAAACATCGTCCATATCGCTCTAGTTGTAAACGATTATGATGAAGCCATTGACTTCTACACCCAAAAATTAAACTTTGTATTGGTTGAAGATACCTATCAAGCAGAGCAAGATAAAAGGTGGGTTGTCGTCTCACCCCCTGGTTCAACTGGCACGACACTTTTGTTAGCGAAAGCGTCTAAGCCAATACAAGAAAAGTTTATTGGTGATCAGGCGGGGGACGCGTCTTCTTATTTTTAA